The following proteins are encoded in a genomic region of Variovorax paradoxus:
- the rplT gene encoding 50S ribosomal protein L20, with translation MPRVKRGVTARARHKKVLALAKGFRGRRGNVFRVAKQAVMKAGQYAYRDRRTKKRVFRQLWIARINAASRELGLTYSQFANGIRKAGIEIDRKMLADIAVHDKAAFAGIVEQVKAKLAA, from the coding sequence ATGCCTCGCGTCAAACGTGGTGTAACGGCTCGCGCCCGCCACAAGAAAGTTCTCGCACTCGCCAAGGGTTTCCGCGGTCGCCGCGGTAATGTCTTCCGCGTCGCCAAACAGGCGGTGATGAAGGCTGGGCAATATGCCTACCGTGACCGCCGCACCAAGAAGCGCGTGTTCCGTCAACTGTGGATCGCGCGTATCAACGCTGCCTCGCGTGAACTGGGCCTGACCTACAGCCAGTTCGCAAACGGCATCCGCAAGGCCGGAATCGAGATCGACCGCAAGATGCTTGCGGACATTGCAGTGCACGACAAGGCCGCTTTTGCCGGCATCGTGGAGCAGGTCAAGGCCAAGCTGGCTGCTTGA
- the rpmI gene encoding 50S ribosomal protein L35, which translates to MPKMKTKSSAKKRFRVRPGGTVKRGQAFKRHILTKKTTKNKRHLRGAVAVHETNMVSVAAMLPGRGI; encoded by the coding sequence ATGCCCAAAATGAAGACCAAGAGCAGCGCGAAAAAACGTTTCCGCGTTCGTCCCGGTGGCACCGTCAAGCGCGGTCAAGCCTTCAAGCGTCACATCTTGACGAAGAAGACCACCAAGAACAAGCGTCACCTCCGTGGTGCAGTCGCAGTGCATGAGACCAACATGGTTTCTGTCGCCGCCATGCTGCCCGGCCGTGGCATTTAA
- the infC gene encoding translation initiation factor IF-3, whose protein sequence is MLTIATAFRDRRHREERQHRLNREIMAPEVRLVGPENEPMGVMSLTEALRLAGEADVDLVEVVAAANPPVCRLIEYGKFKYHEQKKAAEAKSKQKVIEVKEIKFRPGTDDGDYNIKMRNIRRFLEEGDKCKITLRFRGREITHQELGLALLQRIRDELGDLIVVEQFPKLEGRQMIMMIAPGRKKPGAAKPASSETAAPAAA, encoded by the coding sequence ATTCTGACCATCGCTACTGCATTTCGCGACCGCCGCCACCGCGAGGAACGCCAACACCGCCTGAACCGGGAAATCATGGCCCCGGAAGTCCGCCTTGTAGGCCCGGAAAACGAGCCCATGGGTGTTATGAGTCTTACCGAGGCCCTGCGCCTTGCCGGTGAGGCTGACGTGGATCTGGTAGAGGTCGTTGCCGCGGCCAATCCGCCTGTCTGCCGTCTGATCGAGTACGGTAAGTTCAAGTACCACGAGCAGAAGAAAGCGGCCGAGGCGAAGTCGAAGCAGAAGGTCATCGAGGTCAAGGAAATCAAGTTCCGGCCCGGTACCGACGATGGTGACTACAACATCAAGATGCGCAATATCCGGCGCTTTCTTGAAGAGGGCGACAAATGCAAGATCACGCTGCGCTTCCGCGGCCGCGAGATCACGCACCAGGAGCTCGGTTTGGCGCTGCTACAGCGCATTCGCGATGAGCTGGGCGACCTGATCGTCGTCGAGCAATTCCCGAAGCTCGAAGGCCGGCAAATGATCATGATGATCGCTCCGGGCCGCAAGAAGCCGGGTGCCGCCAAGCCTGCGTCGTCGGAAACGGCGGCGCCTGCAGCAGCCTGA